A section of the Triticum dicoccoides isolate Atlit2015 ecotype Zavitan chromosome 7A, WEW_v2.0, whole genome shotgun sequence genome encodes:
- the LOC119332454 gene encoding disease resistance protein RGA5-like gives MAGILVSAATGALNSIVEKLGTLLVDQYKLHTGVRGEIKFLTGELTAMNDFLLKMSEEEDPDQQDKVWMSKVRELSYDIEDSIDDFMQDEDDKDAKPDGIIKKIKHILGKVGKRKAHHQVFQDLKKQVTEVAERNQRYQTRHALSKARNLTVDPRALAIFDLASTLVGIDEPKAELIKLLIDGVSINRQPKLVSIVGSAGIGKTTLANQVYQDLKRKFKYRAFLSVSRNPDMMNIMRIIHSQVSGLRFADTEAGSIQQVIINITTFLAEKRYFVVVDDIWDVAAWNVIKLAFPKTSSRSIIITTTRRNDVAESCSSYFSGNIYGVRPLTVVHSRQLFHRRLFDSQENCPPYLEEVCDQILKKCAGLPLAIIAVSGLLANIERTEDRWNQMKHSICRALETNPYIEGMMKILSFSYFDLPPYLKNCLLYVSMFSEDSFIEKYDLIRRWIGEGFIQKEDGYTTHEVGERCFNELVNRCLIQSVETNEYGKVKACRVHDIILDFIISKSTEENFITFLSTPIPTTGTESKVIRQLFLQGVKEGNSTIPTTGLDLSHVRSVSGSFVEMPSLEKFRHLRVLNLHDYQRLGEQNLENIVRLFQLRYLSFRHIGIRKLPEQIGRLGCLEILDLRETDVMELPASIVDLRKLSHLLVDVGVKFPDGVANMQALETLKLVSVSRQSLDFLSSLGQLKNLRNLVLHIRFNVNSDTGHTNVIGEVISSLCKLGTQNLRSLTIMDLSGLLQEPLCLPTLEKLINCSLAIPQIPKWLSSLKNLQQLILQVDGVKQDDLCMLGALPTLLILHLTQRTESRNKLRISGEVGFRSLRIFIYDGNGVSPVALIFAAGSMPKLEKLKLVCHVNESDSPSFGIENLPCLRTVKCFVNGNDGIVEAVETAVETAASTHPNHPSLGFWKGRAPGGYDPGHSSVGRQLSMSNAGDDGYEQGQSSQVEGGNAYGYEPGQSGQVEGENADGDYNGEVDTDEVDGHMQDQMEEEDTDVERGHADDSDESDEEENAEEVPNPHYTITLMQRQIILSWQTGHSTGSIIAGSETAGTN, from the exons ATGGCGGGGATTCTTGTGAGTGCAGCGACGGGGGCCCTCAACTCCATCGTGGAGAAGCTGGGCACTCTGCTGGTAGACCAATACAAGCTGCACACGGGGGTGCGCGGCGAGATCAAATTTCTGACTGGGGAGCTCACAGCCATGAACGACTTTCTCCTGAAGATGTCTGAGGAGGAGGACCCTGACCAGCAAGATAAGGTATGGATGTCCAAGGTGCGAGAGCTCTCCTATGATATAGAGGACTCCATTGATGACTTCATGCAAGACGAAGACGACAAAGACGCTAAGCCAGATGGCATCATAAAAAAGATCAAGCACATTCTGGGAAAGGTGGGGAAGAGGAAGGCTCACCATCAGGTGTTCCAAGATCTAAAGAAACAAGTCACTGAGGTGGCCGAGAGGAATCAAAGGTACCAAACTCGTCACGCCTTATCCAAGGCCAGAAATTTGACTGTTGACCCTAGAGCTCTTGCTATCTTTGATCTTGCCTCGACGCTCGTCGGAATTGATGAACCCAAAGCTGAGCTAATCAAACTGTTGATTGACGGTGTGTCGATAAATCGGCAACCGAAGCTGGTCTCCATAGTAGGATCTGCAGGAATCGGCAAGACAACTCTTGCAAACCAAGTGTATCAAGACCTCAAAAGAAAATTCAAATATCGGGCCTTCTTATCCGTGTCGCGAAATCCAGACATGATGAATATCATGAGAATTATTCATAGTCAAGTTAGTGGTCTACGTTTTGCTGACACTGAAGCAGGaagcatacaacaagtcatcatcaATATCACGACTTTCCTAGCAGAAAAAAG GTATTTTGTTGTCGTTGATGATATATGGGATGTGGCTGCATGGAATGTTATTAAGCTTGCATTCCCCAAGACTAGTTCTCGCAGTATCATAATCACCACTACTCGTAGAAATGATGTTGCCGAATCATGCAGTTCATATTTCAGTGGCAATATTTATGGGGTAAGGCCTCTTACAGTGGTGCATTCAAGACAGCTATTTCACAGAAGACTATTCGACTCCCAAGAAAATTGCCCACCATACCTTGAAGAAGTATGTGATCAAATCTTGAAAAAATGTGCTGGGTTACCTTTGGCAATCATCGCTGTTTCTGGTTTGTTGGCTAACATAGAAAGAACAGAGGACCGATGGAACCAAATGAAACATTCAATTTGTCGTGCACTTGAAACAAATCCTTACATTGAAGGAATGATGAAGATATTATCATTTAGTTATTTTGATCTGCCTCCTTATCTAAAGAATTGTCTCTTATATGTGAGTATGTTTTCGGAAGATTCTTTTATTGAGAAGTATGATTTGATAAGGAGGTGGATAGGTGAAGGATTCATTCAAAAAGAAGACGGATATACAACACATGAGGTAGGAGAAAGGTGTTTTAACGAACTCGTCAATAGGTGTTTGATCCAATCCGTCGAGACAAATGAATATGGTAAAGTGAAGGCCTGCCGAGTTCATGACATAATTCTTGATTTCATAATATCCAAGTCCACCGAAGAGAACTTCATTACTTTCCTTAGTACTCCCATTCCGACAACTGGGACAGAAAGCAAAGTCATTCGTCAATTATTTTTGCAAGGCGTCAAGGAAGGAAATTCAACAATACCAACGACAGGTTTGGATCTGTCCCATGTCCGATCAGTCTCTGGATCTTTTGTGGAAATGCCTTCTTTGGAGAAGTTTAGACATCTGCGTGTTCTCAACTTACACGATTACCAACGATTGGGAGAACAAAATCTTGAAAATATAGTGAGGCTGTTCCAGCTAAGGTACCTGAGCTTCAGACATATAGGAATAAGAAAGCTCCCAGAACAAATTGGACGTTTAGGGTGCTTAGAGATCCTGGACCTAAGAGAAACTGATGTAATGGAATTACCTGCATCTATTGTTGATCTCAGAAAATTATCACATCTACTTGTTGATGTTGGTGTTAAATTTCCTGATGGTGTTGCGAACATGCAAGCATTGGAGACGTTGAAATTGGTCAGTGTCTCCAGACAATCATTAGACTTTCTGTCAAGCCTTGGCCAGCTGAAAAATTTGAGGAATCTGGTCCTTCACATTAGGTTCAATGTTAATTCTGACACTGGGCATACAAATGTGATTGGGGAGGTCATCTCTTCCCTGTGTAAGCTAGGCACCCAGAACCTTCGCTCTctgactattatggatttgagcggCCTCTTACAGGAACCTTTGTGCCTGCCTACCCTCGAGAAACTTATCAACTGCTCTTTAGCCATCCCGCAGATTCCGAAATGGCTGAGCTCCCTCAAAAACCTCCAACAGTTAATCCTTCAAGTGGATGGAGTCAAGCAGGATGACCTATGCATGCTTGGGGCCTTACCCACTCTGCTCATTCTGCACCTCACGCAGAGAACAGAGTCAAGGAATAAGCTCAGAATAAGTGGTGAAGTTGGGTTCCGGTCATTGAGGATTTTTATTTATGATGGAAATGGTGTATCCCCGGTAGCTCTGATATTTGCCGCAGGATCCATGCCCAAGCTAGAAAAACTCAAGCTTGTTTGCCACGTAAATGAATCTGACTCTCCGAGCTTTGGAATCGAGAACCTCCCCTGCCTGCGTACTGTCAAATGCTTTGTAAATGGCAACGATGGCATTGTTGAAGCCGTAGAAACTGCCGTGGAGACAGCAGCGAGCACACATCCCAACCACCCTAGTCTAGGCTTTTGGAAAG GTCGAGCTCCA GGTGGCTACGATCCTGGTCATAGCAGTGTAGGGAGGCAGTTATCTATGTCAAATGCTGGAGATGATGGTTACGAACAAGGACAGAGCagtcaggtagaaggaggaaatgctTATGGTTATGAACCAGGGCAGAGTGGTCAGGTAGAAGGAGAAAATGCCGATGGTGATTACAATGGAGAGGTGGACACTGACGAGGTAGATGGGCACATGCAGGACCAGATGGAAGAAGAAGACACCGATGTTGAAAGGGGTCATGCCGATGATTCTGACGAGtcagatgaagaagaaaatgcagagGAGGTCCCGAATCCTCACTACACCATAACACTAATGCAAAGGCAG ATCATTTTGTCCTGGCAGACTGGTCATAGCACAGGATCTATAATTGCTGGCAGTGAAACTGCCGGCACAAACTAG